A single genomic interval of Palaeococcus ferrophilus DSM 13482 harbors:
- a CDS encoding HD domain-containing protein: MDGKIIHDPLHGSMKIKGIILDLVKTPEFQRLRGIKQLGMAYLVFPGANHSRFEHSLGAYYVAKRLSEELELPADEKVLLEVAALLHDIGHGPFSHTFEQIYEHYVKEYDHMRLGQNMILGKADIIEGELEGRERIPEVLERYGLSPEEVAQLFLGRHGKHYLGQALHGDVDVDQLDYLMRDAHYTGVAHGIVDFERILKTLKIHEGELVVDEKGVEAVEGMMVARSLMYSRVYFHHTVKIAEGMLTRALEFALEEGHLWDFWKMTDCRVLVELEDLEVSREIVQRVKYRNLYKAAVLASADELSSEEKRELLTAYRNIKRRQEIERTLAELVGAKEGEVILEFSIADLMLSEPRLKSTEIGVHTHDGSVQPLTKVTPLANALKRRQTPRWAVLIASPSKYVDVIRQNWRKVLFR; encoded by the coding sequence ATGGACGGAAAGATTATTCACGATCCGCTGCACGGCAGCATGAAGATTAAGGGCATAATCCTTGACCTCGTGAAGACCCCCGAGTTCCAGAGGCTCAGGGGAATAAAACAGCTGGGCATGGCCTACCTCGTTTTTCCGGGGGCGAACCACTCGCGCTTCGAGCACTCCCTCGGGGCCTACTACGTTGCCAAGCGCCTCTCGGAGGAGCTCGAGCTCCCGGCGGATGAGAAGGTTCTCCTTGAGGTTGCGGCTTTACTGCACGACATCGGCCACGGCCCCTTCAGCCACACCTTCGAGCAGATTTACGAGCACTACGTGAAGGAATACGACCACATGCGCCTCGGCCAGAACATGATACTCGGAAAGGCGGACATAATAGAGGGCGAACTCGAGGGCAGGGAGCGCATTCCCGAAGTCCTTGAGCGCTACGGTCTCTCCCCGGAGGAGGTGGCCCAACTCTTCCTTGGCAGGCACGGGAAGCACTACCTCGGACAGGCCCTGCACGGGGACGTGGACGTTGATCAGCTCGACTACCTAATGAGGGATGCGCACTACACGGGTGTGGCGCACGGGATAGTTGACTTCGAGAGGATACTGAAGACGCTGAAGATACACGAAGGCGAGCTCGTGGTGGATGAGAAAGGCGTGGAAGCTGTGGAAGGCATGATGGTGGCGCGCTCCCTGATGTACTCGAGGGTTTACTTCCACCACACGGTGAAGATAGCCGAGGGGATGCTAACGAGGGCCCTTGAGTTCGCCCTCGAGGAGGGCCACCTCTGGGACTTCTGGAAGATGACGGACTGCAGGGTTCTCGTGGAACTCGAGGATTTGGAGGTCTCGAGGGAGATAGTCCAACGCGTTAAGTACCGCAACCTCTACAAGGCTGCAGTCCTGGCGAGCGCGGATGAACTCAGCTCGGAGGAAAAGAGGGAGCTTTTAACGGCCTACAGGAACATCAAGAGAAGGCAGGAAATCGAGAGAACCCTTGCGGAGCTCGTGGGTGCGAAGGAGGGAGAGGTAATCCTCGAGTTCAGCATAGCGGATTTAATGCTCAGCGAGCCAAGGCTCAAGTCCACGGAGATAGGGGTTCACACGCACGACGGGAGCGTCCAGCCCCTCACGAAGGTTACCCCTCTAGCTAACGCCCTCAAGAGGCGCCAGACCCCGAGATGGGCCGTCCTGATAGCTTCACCATCGAAGTACGTGGACGTGATCAGGCAAAACTGGAGGAAGGTCCTCTTCCGGTGA